A genomic segment from Deinococcus sp. YIM 77859 encodes:
- a CDS encoding MBL fold metallo-hydrolase — MLKVQVLGRPTGDNALWVTADSGQGQTRLLLDCGEDTLDGLPLAEIQATDHLLFSHLHMDHVAGFDRFFRATFDRTNRPNHIWGPPGTARILGHRFQGYWWNHAPELHATWHVHDVDAREVRTFRFEAREAFEGMHEEGTTPRPSLLLTTPQATVKALLLQHHGPCLGYVVREPERMTVDTAQLAALDLKPGPWLAQLKAGARGRLDIHGTPFDADDLAARLLRRQTGESVAYLTDFLLDGPEQDRLAPLLSGVDTLYAEAQYAPEEAALAARHHHTTVTQVAALARAAGVRELCLLHLSRRYGRGRWPELLAAAQSIFPNTRFPAGWLEG; from the coding sequence ATGCTGAAGGTACAGGTGCTTGGCCGCCCCACCGGGGACAACGCCCTCTGGGTCACCGCCGACAGCGGCCAGGGGCAGACCCGGCTGCTCCTGGACTGCGGGGAGGACACGCTGGACGGGTTGCCGCTCGCGGAGATCCAGGCCACCGACCACCTGCTGTTCTCGCATCTGCACATGGACCATGTGGCGGGCTTCGACCGCTTCTTCCGCGCCACCTTCGACCGAACGAACCGCCCCAACCACATCTGGGGGCCGCCCGGCACCGCCCGCATCCTGGGCCACCGCTTTCAGGGCTACTGGTGGAACCACGCGCCCGAGCTGCATGCGACCTGGCACGTGCACGACGTGGACGCCCGCGAAGTCCGTACCTTTCGCTTTGAGGCGCGTGAGGCCTTTGAAGGGATGCACGAGGAAGGCACGACCCCGCGGCCAAGCCTCCTGCTGACCACTCCCCAGGCCACCGTCAAGGCCCTTCTCCTCCAGCACCACGGCCCTTGCCTGGGCTACGTGGTGCGTGAGCCGGAGCGGATGACGGTGGATACGGCGCAGCTCGCCGCCCTCGACCTGAAGCCTGGTCCCTGGCTCGCGCAGCTCAAGGCAGGAGCGAGGGGCAGGCTGGACATTCACGGCACCCCCTTTGATGCGGACGATCTGGCCGCACGGCTGCTGCGGCGGCAAACCGGCGAGAGCGTCGCCTACCTGACGGATTTTTTGCTCGACGGGCCGGAGCAGGACAGGCTGGCCCCCCTACTGTCCGGGGTGGACACCCTCTACGCCGAAGCACAGTACGCACCCGAGGAGGCGGCCCTGGCGGCGCGGCATCACCACACGACGGTCACGCAGGTGGCCGCCCTGGCGCGAGCAGCGGGGGTGCGGGAACTGTGCCTGCTCCACCTCTCGCGCCGCTACGGGCGGGGGCGCTGGCCGGAACTGCTCGCGGCCGCCCAGTCCATCTTTCCGAACACGCGCTTTCCAGCGGGGTGGCTGGAGGGCTGA
- a CDS encoding transposase — protein sequence MLETLRLTRRLYNAGLEQRREAYRKQGKTLSAYDQQRELSALKAECPEYAEVYAHVLQDTLDRLDKAYKAFFRRVKRGEKAGFPRFKPAQRWNSFRFKQCWDNKKNDWTACGRPVDDGRRISLPKIGAVRCRFHRPLEGKPKTLQIVLDVDEWYAVYTCEVPVSPLPETGSAVGVDVGTRYFAITSDGEFVENPRHLGKSLRKLRVQQRTVSRRQKGSHRRQKAVRQLAKTYRRIRRSRQDFHHKTARKLVREHDLIAHEDLKVSNLVPSNLARSISDVGWRAFLDILRGKAESAGRVVVRVPPQYTSQRCHACGHTCRENRDNEVFRCVSCGHEDHADHNAAKNILARALPSGENGGSHAVA from the coding sequence ATGCTTGAGACCCTGCGCCTCACTCGGCGGCTCTACAACGCGGGCCTTGAGCAGCGCCGCGAAGCCTACCGCAAGCAGGGCAAGACCCTTAGCGCCTACGACCAGCAGCGTGAACTGAGCGCCCTGAAGGCAGAGTGCCCGGAGTACGCCGAGGTCTACGCCCACGTCCTGCAAGACACGCTGGACCGGCTCGACAAGGCATACAAGGCGTTCTTCAGGCGCGTGAAGCGCGGGGAGAAAGCGGGGTTCCCCCGCTTCAAACCCGCGCAACGCTGGAACTCCTTCCGGTTCAAGCAGTGCTGGGACAACAAGAAGAACGATTGGACGGCCTGCGGGCGTCCCGTGGACGACGGGCGGCGTATCTCCCTTCCCAAGATCGGCGCGGTGAGGTGCCGGTTTCACCGCCCGCTGGAAGGCAAGCCCAAGACCCTGCAAATCGTGCTGGACGTGGACGAGTGGTACGCGGTCTACACCTGTGAAGTCCCGGTCAGTCCGCTTCCCGAAACGGGAAGCGCTGTAGGCGTGGACGTGGGAACGCGGTATTTCGCCATCACCTCGGATGGGGAGTTCGTCGAGAATCCCCGGCACCTGGGGAAGTCCCTCAGGAAGCTGCGCGTCCAGCAGCGCACCGTCTCCCGCCGCCAGAAGGGCAGCCACCGCCGTCAGAAAGCGGTTCGGCAACTCGCCAAGACCTACCGGAGGATTCGTCGCTCAAGGCAGGACTTCCATCACAAGACGGCCCGGAAGCTTGTTCGGGAACACGACCTGATTGCCCATGAAGACCTGAAGGTGTCCAACCTGGTGCCCAGCAATCTCGCCCGCTCCATCTCCGATGTCGGATGGCGTGCGTTCCTCGACATCCTGCGCGGCAAGGCTGAGAGTGCTGGCCGCGTGGTGGTTCGGGTTCCCCCGCAGTACACCTCGCAGCGCTGCCACGCCTGCGGGCATACCTGCCGGGAGAACCGGGACAATGAGGTGTTCAGGTGCGTGTCCTGTGGGCATGAGGACCATGCCGACCACAACGCGGCGAAGAACATCCTGGCAAGGGCCTTGCCTTCAGGCGAGAACGGTGGAAGTCATGCCGTCGCCTGA
- a CDS encoding histidinol-phosphatase yields MVTSSLFDSHLHTPLCGHATGTPREYAQAALDAGLSGICFTDHMPMPVWYDAPWRMRLDQLAEYVDTVREVQAEFAGRLTVRLGLEADFHPGTERFVERVLNAYPWDYVIGSVHYLGAWGFDNPEFAAEYEARDLGELYRDYYALVAGAAQTGLFDSVGHLDLPKKFGHRDPDGSAALRALDVIAAAGLALDFNTAGWRKPVAEAYPSPELTRAAAERGLPFVLGSDAHAPGEVGFRFADAWRQIGEAGGQVVTYAGRVRHG; encoded by the coding sequence TTGGTCACTTCCTCGCTCTTCGATTCTCACCTTCACACGCCGCTGTGCGGCCACGCGACCGGCACGCCGCGCGAGTATGCGCAGGCGGCGCTGGACGCGGGCCTCAGCGGCATCTGCTTCACCGACCATATGCCCATGCCCGTCTGGTACGACGCGCCCTGGCGAATGCGGCTGGACCAGCTGGCCGAGTACGTGGACACGGTGCGCGAGGTACAGGCCGAGTTTGCCGGGCGGCTCACGGTGCGGCTGGGCCTGGAGGCCGACTTTCACCCCGGCACGGAGCGTTTTGTGGAGCGTGTCCTGAACGCCTATCCCTGGGATTACGTGATCGGCAGCGTCCATTACCTCGGCGCGTGGGGCTTTGATAACCCCGAATTCGCCGCCGAGTACGAGGCCCGCGACCTGGGGGAGCTGTACCGCGACTACTACGCGCTGGTGGCGGGTGCCGCGCAGACGGGTCTCTTTGACAGCGTGGGCCACCTCGATCTGCCCAAGAAGTTCGGGCACCGCGATCCGGACGGCTCGGCGGCCCTGCGCGCCCTGGACGTGATCGCCGCGGCCGGTCTGGCCCTCGACTTCAACACGGCGGGCTGGCGCAAGCCCGTCGCGGAGGCGTACCCCTCACCCGAGCTGACCCGCGCCGCCGCCGAGCGCGGCCTTCCCTTTGTCCTGGGCAGCGACGCCCACGCGCCTGGGGAGGTCGGGTTCCGCTTCGCGGACGCCTGGCGGCAGATTGGGGAGGCGGGCGGGCAGGTCGTGACCTACGCGGGGAGGGTGCGCCATGGCTGA
- a CDS encoding DNA polymerase/3'-5' exonuclease PolX, producing the protein MADVTRKELVGVLKTTADLLELLGQEPFRANAYRSAARSLEALDTDAAELVASSFAGVPKVGKTIAAELVTFAKTGRFAPLEDAASQVPPGVLGLFRVRGLGPKKIRALWDAGIDSLEGLRAAARDGRVAALKGFGPKSAAALLETVEFALAAQDRQHLAVGLNVAEGLAARLVDQEPRLAGDVRRGLETVRTARVTVTGSAEDVRARLSGVAEDLRPVEGKPLLTGRVDGVPVEVAYAPAGARGALDLMMGGGTEYREALRAEAKARGFDLSGWGLKREGQRLPTPAEVDVARALGLPLRPAEYREPEHDALWQTLPPPEALVTVADLRGLLHTHSVWSDGAATLSQMVEETLRRGHTYLGTGDHSRAAHYANGMSIERLRAYVREIRELQRAGLPILAGAEVDILADGTLDYPDEELLNLDYVVASVHSHFTLDAGRQTERLLRAVSHPLVTVLGHPTGRLLLRRPGYELDLDAVLAACERSGTVVEINANPYRLDLDWRDALRWRERLRFAINTDAHTLAGLGDARYGVAVARKAGLTPDRIVNTLDQEDFLTFVRRQREARG; encoded by the coding sequence ATGGCTGACGTCACCCGCAAGGAGCTGGTGGGCGTCTTAAAAACCACGGCGGACCTGCTCGAGCTGCTGGGCCAGGAGCCCTTCCGCGCGAACGCCTACCGAAGTGCGGCGCGAAGCCTGGAGGCGCTCGACACAGACGCGGCAGAACTCGTCGCCTCCAGCTTCGCGGGCGTCCCGAAAGTCGGGAAGACGATCGCCGCCGAGCTGGTCACTTTCGCCAAAACCGGCCGCTTCGCCCCGCTGGAGGACGCCGCGAGCCAGGTCCCGCCCGGCGTGCTGGGCCTCTTTCGGGTGCGGGGGCTGGGGCCCAAAAAGATTCGGGCGCTGTGGGACGCCGGCATCGACTCGCTGGAAGGGCTGCGCGCGGCCGCCCGTGACGGCCGGGTCGCGGCCCTGAAGGGCTTTGGCCCCAAGAGTGCCGCGGCCCTTTTGGAAACGGTGGAATTTGCACTGGCCGCGCAGGACCGCCAGCACCTCGCCGTAGGGCTGAATGTGGCTGAGGGCCTTGCGGCGCGGCTGGTGGACCAAGAGCCCCGCCTGGCTGGAGATGTCCGCCGAGGGCTGGAGACCGTGCGAACGGCCCGCGTGACGGTGACCGGGTCCGCCGAGGACGTCAGGGCCCGACTGTCCGGCGTGGCCGAAGACCTCAGGCCGGTCGAGGGCAAGCCGCTCCTGACCGGGCGGGTGGACGGTGTGCCGGTGGAGGTCGCCTACGCCCCCGCTGGGGCACGTGGGGCGCTGGACCTGATGATGGGCGGGGGCACCGAGTACCGCGAGGCGCTGCGGGCTGAGGCGAAGGCGCGGGGCTTTGACCTCAGCGGGTGGGGGTTGAAACGCGAAGGCCAACGCCTCCCCACCCCGGCCGAGGTGGACGTGGCCCGCGCCCTGGGCCTTCCCCTGCGGCCCGCCGAGTACCGCGAACCCGAGCACGACGCGCTGTGGCAGACCCTTCCGCCGCCCGAAGCCCTGGTCACGGTGGCGGACCTGCGGGGCCTGCTGCACACCCACTCCGTCTGGTCGGACGGCGCGGCCACCCTCTCCCAGATGGTGGAAGAAACGCTGCGGCGTGGCCACACCTACCTCGGCACCGGAGACCACTCCCGCGCGGCGCACTACGCGAATGGCATGAGCATCGAGCGCCTGCGAGCCTACGTGCGCGAGATCCGCGAGCTTCAGCGAGCGGGCCTCCCCATCCTGGCCGGTGCCGAGGTCGATATCCTCGCCGACGGCACCCTGGACTACCCCGACGAGGAGCTGCTGAACCTCGATTACGTCGTCGCGAGCGTTCATAGCCACTTCACCCTGGACGCGGGGCGGCAGACCGAACGGCTCTTGCGGGCCGTCTCGCACCCTCTGGTCACGGTCCTGGGGCACCCCACGGGCCGCCTGCTGCTGCGCCGCCCCGGCTACGAGCTGGACCTCGACGCGGTCCTCGCGGCCTGCGAGCGCAGCGGCACCGTCGTAGAGATCAACGCCAACCCCTACCGCCTCGACCTGGACTGGCGCGACGCTCTGCGCTGGCGCGAGCGGCTCCGCTTTGCCATCAACACCGATGCCCATACCCTCGCGGGGCTGGGAGATGCCCGCTACGGGGTGGCCGTCGCCCGCAAGGCGGGGCTCACGCCGGACAGGATCGTGAACACGCTGGACCAGGAGGACTTTCTGACCTTTGTGCGGCGGCAGCGGGAGGCGCGGGGATGA
- a CDS encoding MFS transporter, whose translation MQATAAQTAARHGTAIAVTVTAGHFINDAYGAMLTPLTPALQGKFGVSIAAVTLLSSVYSLTSSVLQPLLGILGERVDRRYAAALGPLLTGLGLTLMGFVPWFGALVLLVAVAGFGSGFFHPAGAAYIALSSPAQQRGLWASLFSAGGTAGMALGPVFAGVGLTHLPWFALIGAVIAAVSFVVTPASRAEGRRTGFREYAGIFRGPLVALWAMAVLRSLASMGYNAMLPFLLLNRGFGTREVGVTLAIYSVASAVGGIIGGRASDRYGRVPVLRAAILSTIPPFALLILSSPANPWFYPLTFLVGAAVNASIPVGVVAAQEYAPGHVAVASSIMMGFSWGFAGLLVFLVGALADVTTPTVAALASLTLLIPSALIAYRLPEPRKAEFE comes from the coding sequence ATGCAAGCGACTGCTGCCCAGACCGCCGCCCGCCATGGGACCGCCATCGCGGTGACCGTGACCGCCGGGCACTTTATCAACGATGCCTACGGGGCGATGCTCACGCCCCTGACACCGGCCCTACAGGGCAAATTCGGCGTTTCCATCGCGGCCGTGACCCTGCTCTCCAGCGTGTACAGCCTGACGAGCAGCGTGCTGCAACCGCTGCTGGGCATCTTGGGCGAACGGGTAGACCGCCGCTACGCCGCGGCGCTTGGGCCGCTGCTGACCGGCCTGGGCCTCACGCTGATGGGATTTGTTCCGTGGTTCGGGGCGCTGGTGCTGCTCGTGGCGGTGGCGGGCTTTGGCAGCGGCTTCTTTCACCCGGCGGGCGCGGCCTACATCGCCCTGAGCAGTCCTGCGCAGCAGCGGGGGCTGTGGGCCAGCCTCTTTAGTGCGGGCGGCACGGCGGGGATGGCTCTGGGACCGGTGTTCGCGGGGGTAGGGCTCACGCACCTGCCCTGGTTTGCCCTGATCGGCGCGGTGATCGCCGCCGTGTCCTTTGTCGTGACGCCCGCCAGCCGCGCCGAGGGCCGCCGGACCGGATTCCGCGAATACGCCGGTATCTTCCGTGGCCCGTTGGTCGCCCTGTGGGCGATGGCCGTGCTGCGCTCGCTCGCCAGCATGGGCTATAACGCCATGCTCCCCTTTCTCCTGCTGAACCGGGGGTTTGGTACCCGGGAGGTCGGCGTCACGCTGGCCATCTACTCCGTCGCGAGCGCCGTTGGCGGCATCATTGGCGGCCGGGCCAGCGACCGTTACGGGCGGGTGCCGGTGCTGCGGGCGGCCATCCTCAGCACCATTCCGCCCTTTGCGCTGCTCATCCTGTCCAGCCCAGCGAACCCGTGGTTTTATCCCCTCACGTTTCTGGTGGGGGCGGCGGTGAACGCCAGCATTCCGGTCGGGGTGGTCGCCGCGCAGGAGTACGCGCCGGGGCATGTCGCTGTCGCGAGCTCCATCATGATGGGCTTCTCGTGGGGATTTGCAGGACTTCTGGTGTTTCTCGTCGGGGCGCTCGCGGACGTCACCACGCCGACCGTCGCGGCGCTGGCCAGCCTGACCCTGCTGATTCCCAGTGCGCTCATCGCGTACCGGTTGCCGGAGCCGCGGAAGGCGGAGTTCGAGTAG
- a CDS encoding isoprenylcysteine carboxyl methyltransferase family protein yields MRARTLAPILFAFLTGQRLLELRLARANERWARARGAAEYGQEHYPLFFVLHPAWMLGLLLEGRASRGRVHWLALVLFVVAQPLRVWVIRTLGRYWNTKILIVPGGERVRRGPFRLLRHPNYAVVALEMAAGPLAVGAWRTALVGSVLNAALLLLVRLPAEERALRAYHQGER; encoded by the coding sequence ATGCGTGCCCGTACCCTCGCCCCCATCCTCTTTGCCTTTCTGACCGGGCAGCGCCTCCTCGAGCTGCGTCTTGCGCGGGCCAATGAGCGTTGGGCGCGGGCGCGCGGCGCAGCCGAATACGGTCAGGAACACTACCCGCTCTTCTTCGTCCTGCACCCCGCCTGGATGCTGGGCCTGCTGCTTGAAGGCCGCGCCTCCCGCGGGCGCGTCCACTGGTTGGCCCTCGTGCTCTTCGTGGTCGCGCAGCCCTTGCGCGTCTGGGTGATTCGTACGCTGGGCCGGTACTGGAATACGAAAATTCTGATTGTGCCCGGCGGGGAGCGGGTGCGGCGCGGTCCCTTCCGCCTCCTGCGGCACCCCAACTACGCGGTGGTGGCGCTGGAGATGGCCGCAGGCCCTCTCGCGGTGGGCGCCTGGCGCACAGCGCTGGTGGGCAGCGTGCTGAACGCCGCGCTGCTGCTGCTTGTGCGGCTTCCGGCGGAGGAGCGCGCGTTGCGGGCCTACCACCAGGGGGAACGCTAG
- the meaB gene encoding methylmalonyl Co-A mutase-associated GTPase MeaB, with translation MTASTLETRFRAGDPRALARAITLVESGLPAARPLLRAAREIAAARGPAGTVVLGVTGSPGSGKSTLTDALIAHLRGQGQRVAVLAVDPSSPYSGGAILGDRIRMLRHHADTGVFVRSLASRGALGGLSPRAMPVLALLEGAGFDWVILETVGVGQSEVDVAAACDHTLLVLTPAGGDGVQAFKAGIMEIADVIAVNKADLPGADRTVRELLAAQGLGRHDEHTWLAPVRRTVAQTGEGVDKIVDAVLAHRAFLGEAGLHDRRERRAEFEVRTLVQDRVLRRAREMSGNLYARVARGELDADAAADALLAGA, from the coding sequence ATGACTGCCTCCACCCTCGAAACCCGTTTCCGGGCTGGCGATCCCCGTGCCCTGGCCCGCGCGATCACGCTGGTTGAAAGCGGCCTGCCCGCCGCTCGACCCCTGCTGCGCGCCGCTCGGGAGATCGCGGCGGCTCGCGGCCCGGCAGGGACCGTTGTGCTGGGCGTGACCGGCAGCCCCGGCAGCGGCAAAAGCACCCTGACCGACGCCCTTATCGCCCACCTGCGCGGCCAGGGCCAGCGTGTGGCGGTGCTGGCGGTGGATCCCAGTAGCCCCTACTCGGGGGGTGCCATCCTGGGAGACCGCATCCGCATGCTGCGCCATCACGCCGATACGGGCGTATTCGTGCGTTCGCTGGCCAGCCGGGGGGCGCTGGGCGGGCTCTCCCCGCGGGCCATGCCGGTGCTGGCCCTCCTGGAGGGGGCGGGCTTCGACTGGGTGATTCTGGAGACGGTCGGTGTCGGGCAGTCGGAGGTGGACGTGGCTGCGGCCTGTGACCATACCCTGCTGGTGCTCACACCCGCCGGGGGTGACGGCGTGCAGGCGTTCAAGGCCGGCATTATGGAGATCGCCGACGTCATCGCCGTCAACAAGGCCGACCTGCCCGGTGCTGACCGCACCGTCCGCGAACTGCTCGCTGCCCAGGGCCTGGGGCGACACGACGAACACACCTGGCTCGCCCCCGTTCGCCGCACCGTCGCGCAGACGGGCGAGGGGGTGGACAAGATCGTAGACGCCGTTCTCGCGCACCGCGCCTTCCTGGGTGAGGCGGGCCTGCATGACCGCCGTGAGCGCCGTGCCGAGTTCGAGGTGCGGACGCTGGTGCAAGACCGCGTGCTCAGGCGGGCCCGCGAGATGAGCGGTAACCTCTATGCCCGCGTCGCCCGGGGCGAACTCGACGCGGACGCCGCTGCCGACGCGCTGCTGGCGGGGGCGTAG
- a CDS encoding diguanylate cyclase, translating into MNPVYAAWLLVATLTALFTAGVAWSRRHAPGAFPLVLLLLALAEWTLTYALHWLVASPELRRAWLDATFVGVSLAPVFVLLMTLELTGRALGRAVRAALFGVPLVTLLLLLGGDPQGLLFGGRTLGANHLLQGGPWFRVVALYGYALLLFSVALLVHFAWHAPPLYRRQGMLLLAGLVLPWGVNVVSVLGARPFPNLDLTPVLFLLTALVFLWGIRGFRLFDVLPVARHLLVEQMAEGVLVLDEQARVVDLNPAARRLSRSSGPSPIGQPLEEVFADWSAVLERYRGVQQAHAELRLDDHLFLDLRISPLYDRQGRLRGRLVVWRDVTARRQAEARLQQAHAELQARLAQIEQLQLALREQSLRDPLTGLHNRRFLQTALEEAQARAAASGQPLSLVILDIDHFKQINDQAGHGGGDAVLRSAARLLERHLRAGETLCRYGGEEFVFVLPETPLTEALSRAEACRAALEKQVVVYDEQLLRCTASLGVATFPDHGPDAGAVLLAADQALYAAKNEGRNRVAAPLS; encoded by the coding sequence ATGAACCCTGTCTACGCTGCCTGGCTCCTGGTGGCCACGCTCACGGCCCTGTTTACCGCGGGGGTGGCCTGGTCGCGCCGCCACGCACCGGGGGCTTTTCCGCTGGTGCTGCTGCTGCTCGCGCTGGCCGAGTGGACCCTGACCTACGCCCTGCACTGGCTCGTGGCGTCTCCCGAACTGCGGCGCGCCTGGCTCGACGCCACCTTTGTGGGCGTGTCCCTCGCCCCGGTGTTCGTGCTGCTGATGACGCTCGAGCTCACCGGGCGTGCGTTGGGCCGCGCGGTTCGGGCCGCTTTGTTCGGCGTGCCGCTGGTGACCCTGCTGCTGCTGTTGGGGGGGGATCCCCAGGGCCTGCTGTTCGGGGGGCGAACGCTTGGCGCAAATCACCTGCTGCAGGGCGGCCCCTGGTTCCGGGTGGTGGCCCTGTACGGCTACGCGCTGCTGCTCTTCAGCGTGGCGCTGCTGGTGCACTTCGCCTGGCACGCGCCGCCCCTCTACCGGCGCCAGGGCATGCTGCTGCTGGCCGGGCTGGTGCTGCCCTGGGGCGTGAATGTGGTGAGCGTGCTGGGGGCGCGGCCCTTTCCGAACCTGGACCTGACGCCGGTGCTGTTTTTGCTCACCGCACTGGTGTTTTTGTGGGGGATCAGGGGCTTTCGGCTGTTTGACGTGCTCCCGGTGGCGCGACATCTCTTGGTCGAGCAGATGGCAGAGGGCGTGCTGGTGCTGGACGAGCAGGCGCGGGTGGTGGACCTCAATCCGGCGGCCCGCCGACTGAGTCGCTCGTCTGGTCCTTCCCCGATCGGCCAGCCGCTGGAGGAGGTATTTGCCGACTGGAGTGCCGTGCTGGAGCGCTACCGCGGTGTGCAGCAGGCGCATGCTGAACTGCGGCTGGACGACCACCTTTTTCTGGACCTGCGCATCTCCCCGCTGTATGACCGCCAGGGGCGGCTACGGGGCCGACTCGTGGTCTGGCGCGACGTGACCGCACGCCGCCAGGCCGAGGCGCGGCTGCAGCAGGCGCACGCCGAGTTGCAGGCCCGACTCGCGCAGATCGAGCAGCTGCAACTGGCCTTGCGTGAACAGAGCCTGCGCGATCCCCTCACCGGCCTGCACAACCGCCGCTTTCTCCAGACGGCCCTGGAAGAGGCGCAGGCACGGGCGGCGGCGAGCGGGCAGCCCTTGAGCCTGGTGATTTTGGATATCGACCACTTCAAGCAGATCAATGACCAGGCCGGGCACGGGGGTGGGGACGCCGTCTTGCGCAGCGCCGCGCGCCTGCTCGAGAGGCACCTGCGCGCGGGGGAGACGCTCTGCCGCTACGGGGGGGAAGAATTCGTGTTCGTCCTCCCCGAGACACCGCTGACGGAGGCGCTGAGCCGGGCCGAAGCCTGCCGGGCAGCCCTGGAGAAGCAGGTGGTGGTGTACGATGAACAGCTGCTGCGCTGCACGGCCTCGTTGGGGGTAGCCACCTTTCCCGACCACGGGCCGGATGCAGGCGCGGTGCTGCTCGCCGCTGACCAGGCCCTCTACGCGGCTAAGAACGAGGGACGCAACCGGGTGGCGGCCCCGCTATCCTGA
- a CDS encoding histidine phosphatase family protein, protein MTRHRPPTGFALPDRRTATEFWVVRHGESTWNAGGRYQGQTDVPLSHVGILQASSLAERLTGQHFDAVYSSDLARAFQTAEIVAERLSGRPPVQPDPGLREIDVGELSGLVLADIEARHPEYLRDLRADPWRTRRPGGESMEDLFVRSGAAFERLRARHPGGRVLVFTHGGVVRVAVGLALGGVPNNAWARLSVTNTSITRILLGENSGTLLGFNDDAHLENLIEATEADDVLGQAP, encoded by the coding sequence TTGACCAGGCACCGGCCCCCGACGGGCTTCGCCCTCCCCGACCGCCGAACCGCCACGGAGTTCTGGGTCGTGCGGCACGGCGAGAGCACCTGGAATGCCGGCGGGCGCTACCAGGGTCAGACGGACGTGCCGCTGAGCCACGTGGGGATCCTCCAGGCATCGAGCCTCGCCGAGCGGCTCACCGGCCAGCACTTCGACGCGGTGTACTCCAGCGACCTGGCCCGCGCCTTTCAGACGGCCGAGATCGTCGCGGAGCGCCTCAGCGGACGTCCCCCGGTTCAGCCTGATCCCGGTCTGCGTGAGATCGACGTGGGCGAACTCAGCGGGCTGGTGCTCGCCGACATCGAGGCGCGGCACCCCGAGTACCTGCGCGACCTGCGGGCCGATCCCTGGCGAACGCGCCGCCCGGGGGGCGAGAGCATGGAAGACCTTTTTGTTCGCTCCGGCGCAGCGTTTGAGCGCTTACGCGCCCGTCATCCCGGTGGGCGAGTGCTCGTCTTTACCCACGGCGGCGTTGTGCGGGTCGCGGTGGGGCTCGCGCTGGGAGGCGTTCCGAACAACGCCTGGGCGCGCCTCAGCGTGACCAATACCTCGATTACCCGCATCCTGCTGGGCGAGAACAGCGGCACGCTGCTGGGGTTTAATGACGACGCGCACCTAGAGAACCTGATCGAGGCGACCGAGGCCGATGACGTGCTGGGGCAGGCGCCGTAG
- the purM gene encoding phosphoribosylformylglycinamidine cyclo-ligase: MTQGKTDAVQVGASAYERAGVNIDAGHRAVALMRSAVARTHTPAVLGGIGGFGGLFRAAFENLKDPVLVASTDGVGTKTKVAVRTGRWAGLGADIVHHCVNDILVQGARPLFFLDYVAMGRLLPERVAEVVTGAAQACEALGVALLGGETAEMPGVYVEGELDIVGTIVGVVDRPNLIDGSRIIPGDTVIALPSTGLHTNGYSLARMALDDLDWEEARPDLGGERLADLLTVPHRAYLGAFDALAAAGVDVRGMAHITGGGLVDNPPRIFPAGVGLRVDASSWRVPPLFELIVRRAGVAREEAFRALNMGVGFLFIVPAVQREAALAALRGAGEAPWVMGEMVSGTGVTFDEVPS, encoded by the coding sequence ATGACGCAAGGCAAGACGGACGCGGTCCAGGTGGGAGCGTCGGCATACGAGCGGGCAGGCGTGAATATTGATGCGGGGCACCGGGCGGTTGCCCTGATGCGGAGCGCGGTGGCCCGTACCCACACGCCCGCCGTGCTGGGCGGCATCGGGGGCTTTGGCGGCCTGTTTCGCGCGGCCTTTGAGAACCTCAAGGATCCCGTGCTGGTGGCGTCCACCGACGGCGTAGGCACCAAGACGAAGGTGGCGGTGCGAACTGGGCGCTGGGCGGGCCTGGGAGCGGACATCGTCCACCACTGTGTCAACGACATCCTGGTGCAGGGCGCGCGCCCCCTCTTTTTCCTCGACTACGTGGCCATGGGCCGCCTGCTGCCCGAACGGGTGGCCGAAGTCGTGACCGGCGCGGCTCAGGCTTGCGAGGCGCTTGGTGTGGCGCTCTTGGGGGGGGAAACCGCCGAGATGCCCGGTGTGTACGTGGAGGGCGAACTCGACATCGTGGGCACCATCGTGGGGGTGGTGGACCGGCCCAACCTCATTGACGGCTCGCGCATCATACCCGGTGACACGGTGATTGCCCTGCCGAGCACTGGGCTGCACACCAACGGCTACAGCCTCGCCCGAATGGCCCTGGACGACCTGGACTGGGAGGAGGCGCGCCCCGACCTGGGCGGTGAGCGGCTTGCGGACCTGCTCACCGTACCCCACCGGGCCTACCTGGGAGCCTTTGACGCGCTTGCGGCGGCGGGCGTGGACGTGCGCGGCATGGCCCACATCACCGGTGGCGGGCTGGTGGACAATCCGCCGCGCATCTTTCCGGCAGGGGTAGGCCTGCGGGTGGACGCCTCGTCCTGGAGGGTGCCGCCCCTCTTCGAGCTGATCGTGCGGCGGGCAGGAGTGGCCCGCGAAGAGGCCTTCCGCGCCCTGAACATGGGGGTGGGTTTTCTCTTTATCGTGCCTGCCGTGCAGCGGGAGGCGGCGCTTGCCGCCCTACGCGGCGCGGGCGAGGCGCCGTGGGTGATGGGGGAGATGGTGTCCGGCACGGGTGTGACCTTTGACGAGGTGCCTTCTTGA